The Impatiens glandulifera chromosome 3, dImpGla2.1, whole genome shotgun sequence genome contains a region encoding:
- the LOC124929787 gene encoding agamous-like MADS-box protein AGL80: MTTRRKMQLSFIANNIARKATFRKRKGGLVKKMHEITTLCGIEGCVIINDKSDPQPTVWPSEEGARKTIERFRSLPIDEQNKGTVNQESFTKQRLEKMEEKVKKLRGENREKEVTLKMYESMCGDPLVVSSTLNANECEEVINMLSRHIMEMDIAMETVRNRNEASSSNPLP; encoded by the coding sequence ATGACCACCAGGAGAAAGATGCAACTTTCCTTCATTGCCAATAACATTGCAAGGAAAGCTACATTCAGGAAAAGGAAGGGTGGTTTGGTAAAAAAGATGCACGAAATAACCACCCTATGTGGGATCGAAGGGTGTGTCATCATAAATGACAAGAGTGATCCTCAACCAACGGTTTGGCCCTCAGAGGAAGGTGCTCGAAAGACTATCGAAAGGTTCAGGAGCCTTCCGATAGACGAGCAAAATAAGGGGACGGTGAATCAGGAGAGTTTCACCAAACAAAGGCTCGAGAAGATGGAAGAGAAGGTGAAGAAGCTGagaggagaaaaccgagagaaGGAGGTGACGCTGAAAATGTACGAAAGCATGTGTGGTGACCCGTTGGTAGTGTCCTCCACTCTTAATGCAAATGAGTGTGAGGAGGTGATCAATATGCTGAGCCGACACATAATGGAAATGGACATTGCTATGGAGACTGTCCGTAACCGTAACGAGGCTTCGTCTTCCAATCCCCTCCCCTAG
- the LOC124932845 gene encoding uncharacterized protein LOC124932845: MFTSSTFELIFLAASNSHILFCFCNLIIAILLIGTKPVFSFHRQVTNPPPVFTVNEGSHYMVDNDMSIIGTPIITQNAMVDDGDHETADVDDGDDKQNVSIVNKEHTREDDDEEEEEMMEEEDCEGDELRRRVEEFINKTNKAWEAEKLGHIPIYSS, from the coding sequence ATGTTCACTTCATCCACTTTTGAGCTCATATTTCTTGCTGCTTCAAACTCTCACATTCTCTTTTGTTTTTGCAATCTCATAATAGCCATCTTACTCATTGGCACAAAACCTGTCTTCAGTTTTCATCGACAAGTCACGAATCCACCTCCCGTGTTCACCGTCAATGAAGGATCACACTACATGGTTGATAACGACATGAGTATCATTGGAACACcaataataactcaaaatgcAATGGTTGATGATGGAGATCATGAGACCGCGGATGTAGATGATGGCGATGATAAACAAAATGTATCTATCGTCAACAAAGAACATACTCGAGAAGACgacgacgaagaagaagaagaaatgatggAAGAAGAAGATTGCGAAGGAGATGAATTGAGAAGGAGAGTTGAAGAGTTCATAAACAAGACTAACAAAGCATGGGAGGCTGAAAAGCTAGGACATATTCCTATATATAGTTCATAG